One part of the Sorangiineae bacterium MSr11954 genome encodes these proteins:
- a CDS encoding TonB family protein: protein MRGQPGPLPDGIAQPQSKYRPILEIGQGGMSRVYLALVRGPGDFNKLQVIKRLLPTLAADPEFLEMFLEEARLSARLNHANIVQINEIGFDGVNHFMAMEYLEGQTLDAVVRASAKRGGLPLAMHLRIIADACSGLHYAHDLTDIDGKPLNIVHRDVSPHNVFVTYAGQIKVLDFGIAKAADSSHHTRTGVVKGKCAYMAPEQFRQEGIDRRADIFALGVMTWQAATRTRLWKGLTDIEIFHRLATGEIPSPLSIDPSMPTGLVAICERALAPNRDLRFGTAQELGEAIEAYLATLPDVPSSREIGKYVSDLFADSRAKVKAAIEAERKRNETYPTNTGEIPIFVDPDAVRDDSNSQPVAGASNAVPTPEIRLLEPSPGAPAGGGVSKTKAVVLIGLAAVVVAGAVLGSLWWRKSHQEMADNPGLGGGTTTSAGTPGALGSPGASPGTGTSSGTSSGTSSGTGAHPTAAADPGAAQDTLTLLKVEVIPHSANVFVDDVPLSSNPASARFFRDKLPHRVLGEAPGYARQVELVVYDEAEKQVVIQLERDGVAPPSPPAGAHGNPGARLPNKGHGGSSGTTTTTAPTMITQPPPTSPPTSTYTPPTVTATTPPPPQNTGQPPPPTTTPTVAAPAPGTVDPRGVKATVRAHSSEVQVCYDRARLDRSDLHGKVVVSATIGPQGQVTNAGVANSSANSTRLEQCLIGAFQSWTFPQPAGGVSGNVTYTFNFD, encoded by the coding sequence ATGCGGGGTCAACCCGGTCCGCTGCCGGACGGGATCGCCCAACCTCAGTCGAAGTACCGCCCGATTCTGGAAATCGGACAGGGCGGAATGAGCCGCGTGTACCTCGCGCTCGTGCGAGGTCCGGGGGACTTCAACAAGCTGCAGGTCATCAAGCGTCTTCTGCCCACCCTCGCGGCCGATCCCGAGTTCCTCGAGATGTTCCTGGAAGAGGCTCGGCTGTCCGCGCGGCTAAATCACGCCAACATCGTCCAGATCAACGAGATCGGCTTCGATGGCGTGAACCATTTCATGGCCATGGAGTACCTCGAGGGGCAGACCCTCGACGCGGTGGTCCGGGCCTCGGCCAAGCGCGGCGGCCTGCCGCTGGCCATGCACTTGCGCATCATCGCCGACGCGTGCTCGGGCCTGCACTACGCGCACGATCTGACCGACATCGACGGCAAGCCGCTCAACATCGTCCACCGCGACGTTTCGCCGCACAACGTCTTCGTCACCTACGCGGGGCAGATCAAGGTGCTCGACTTCGGCATCGCCAAGGCGGCCGACTCGTCGCATCACACGCGAACGGGTGTGGTCAAGGGCAAGTGCGCGTACATGGCCCCGGAGCAGTTCCGGCAAGAGGGCATCGATCGCCGCGCCGACATTTTTGCGCTGGGCGTGATGACATGGCAGGCGGCCACGCGCACCCGCCTCTGGAAGGGTCTCACCGACATCGAGATCTTCCACCGGCTGGCCACGGGTGAGATCCCCTCGCCGCTCAGCATCGATCCCTCGATGCCCACGGGCTTGGTGGCCATCTGCGAGCGCGCCCTCGCCCCAAACCGCGATCTTCGTTTCGGCACGGCGCAGGAGCTGGGCGAGGCCATCGAGGCCTACCTCGCCACCTTGCCCGACGTGCCCTCCTCGCGCGAGATCGGCAAATACGTGAGCGATCTCTTCGCCGACAGCCGCGCCAAGGTCAAGGCGGCCATCGAGGCGGAGCGAAAGCGAAACGAGACGTACCCGACCAACACCGGCGAAATCCCCATCTTCGTCGACCCCGACGCCGTCCGCGACGACAGCAACTCGCAGCCTGTAGCCGGCGCCAGCAACGCGGTCCCCACCCCCGAAATTCGCCTGCTCGAGCCATCGCCCGGCGCACCCGCGGGGGGAGGCGTTTCGAAGACGAAGGCGGTGGTGCTCATCGGCCTGGCCGCGGTGGTGGTGGCAGGCGCCGTGCTGGGCTCGCTCTGGTGGCGCAAGAGCCATCAGGAAATGGCCGACAATCCGGGGCTCGGCGGCGGTACGACGACCTCGGCAGGAACGCCCGGTGCGCTCGGCTCGCCAGGCGCATCACCAGGCACGGGCACGTCGTCAGGCACATCATCAGGCACATCATCGGGCACGGGCGCGCACCCGACCGCTGCGGCGGATCCGGGGGCGGCGCAGGATACGCTCACCTTGCTCAAGGTGGAGGTCATCCCGCACAGCGCCAACGTCTTCGTCGATGACGTACCGCTCTCGTCGAACCCTGCGAGCGCTCGGTTCTTCCGCGACAAGCTCCCGCACCGCGTGCTCGGGGAAGCGCCGGGGTATGCGCGCCAGGTCGAGCTCGTCGTTTACGATGAAGCGGAGAAGCAGGTGGTCATCCAGCTCGAACGCGATGGCGTCGCCCCTCCATCTCCTCCTGCTGGGGCCCATGGGAACCCAGGGGCGCGGCTGCCGAACAAAGGGCACGGAGGGAGCAGCGGGACGACCACCACCACGGCGCCGACGATGATCACGCAGCCGCCGCCGACCTCCCCGCCGACGTCGACCTATACGCCGCCGACCGTCACCGCGACCACGCCGCCTCCCCCGCAAAATACCGGGCAGCCGCCCCCGCCGACCACCACGCCCACCGTTGCGGCCCCGGCGCCTGGCACGGTCGATCCGCGGGGTGTCAAGGCGACGGTGCGGGCGCACTCGTCGGAGGTGCAGGTTTGCTACGACCGCGCGCGCCTCGACCGCAGCGATTTGCACGGAAAAGTCGTGGTGTCGGCGACCATCGGACCGCAAGGTCAGGTCACCAACGCCGGGGTTGCCAACTCCTCGGCGAACAGCACGCGGCTGGAGCAGTGCCTGATCGGCGCCTTTCAAAGCTGGACATTTCCGCAGCCCGCGGGCGGCGTCAGCGGCAACGTGACCTACACGTTCAACTTCGACTGA